From the Amycolatopsis thermoflava N1165 genome, one window contains:
- a CDS encoding NucA/NucB deoxyribonuclease domain-containing protein → MSTALRRVVLSGLMALALAIPLAAPPTAAASDATASVVATLDDQQDLRQECQQHAEADSAQGWIKSRFESCHRHHYDLVLARRGTNERIGTLAFDLWVLGFAYDGTRRVDYVASAENIIVSREAADADPTRWGIDMRFSAAVVNSAGSIANPNQARTALLGSWDTTPQWTITYTSPSDTATDPYGIVNGNVQLTLGVYGEGGDITPWSDDTLRYSNIRFDSAGRVAGKNEGAVFTNARVVIPFSLSSPTFPQSARHYNDAINNPVLTFPSGPKNVPGVNAPLHRTLNATIQDANNRAARKTCDEVWGPYDGTLLNCDEYPFATTQEGAAKGDGNYSARLIDARDNQAAGSWLVSNYTLNRLLDGDAFYIAITP, encoded by the coding sequence ATGTCTACTGCCTTGAGACGGGTTGTGTTGAGCGGCTTGATGGCCCTAGCCCTCGCCATACCCCTGGCCGCGCCACCCACCGCGGCGGCGAGTGACGCCACCGCGAGTGTGGTCGCCACCCTTGATGACCAGCAGGACCTCCGGCAGGAATGCCAGCAGCACGCGGAGGCGGACAGCGCCCAAGGCTGGATCAAGAGCCGCTTCGAGAGCTGCCACCGCCACCACTACGACCTCGTCCTCGCCCGCCGGGGAACCAACGAGCGCATCGGCACCCTCGCGTTCGACCTGTGGGTGCTCGGCTTCGCCTACGACGGCACCCGCCGCGTGGACTATGTCGCCAGCGCCGAGAACATCATCGTCAGCCGGGAAGCTGCCGACGCCGATCCCACCCGGTGGGGTATCGACATGCGGTTCTCCGCGGCCGTTGTGAACAGCGCTGGTTCGATCGCCAACCCCAACCAGGCGCGCACGGCACTGCTTGGCAGCTGGGACACCACGCCGCAATGGACGATTACCTACACCTCGCCGTCCGACACCGCCACCGATCCGTACGGCATCGTGAACGGTAACGTGCAGCTGACGTTGGGGGTGTACGGCGAGGGGGGAGATATTACGCCCTGGAGCGACGACACCCTGCGCTACTCGAACATCCGCTTCGACAGCGCGGGCCGGGTGGCCGGCAAGAACGAGGGCGCCGTCTTCACCAACGCGCGCGTGGTCATCCCGTTCAGCCTGAGCTCGCCGACGTTCCCGCAGAGCGCGCGCCACTACAACGACGCCATCAACAACCCGGTCCTCACCTTTCCCAGCGGGCCGAAGAACGTCCCCGGGGTCAATGCGCCGCTGCATCGCACGCTCAACGCCACGATCCAGGACGCCAACAACCGGGCAGCACGGAAGACGTGCGATGAGGTCTGGGGACCCTACGACGGCACCCTCTTGAACTGTGACGAGTACCCGTTCGCCACCACCCAGGAAGGCGCCGCCAAGGGCGACGGCAACTACTCGGCCCGGCTGATCGACGCGCGAGA